Proteins co-encoded in one Ananas comosus cultivar F153 linkage group 15, ASM154086v1, whole genome shotgun sequence genomic window:
- the LOC109721559 gene encoding uncharacterized protein LOC109721559: MRGVKLFEVRGKLSPRYIGPYKVLERIGAVAYRLALPPKLADVHNVFHVSNLRKYIHDPEHALLYEQLELQEDMSYEEFSVMIIAREVRKLRNRKIPYVKIWWSNHDDREATRELEETMEAHHPHLFEE; this comes from the coding sequence ATGAGGGGTGTGAAGCTATTCGAAGTGcgagggaagttgagtccccgatacattgggcCGTACAAGGTGTTGGAGCGAATTGGTGCGGTGGCTTACCGGCTTGCATTGCCGCCTAAGCTCGCCgatgtgcacaatgtattccacgtctccaaccttcgcaaatACATCCACGACCCTGAGCACGCTTTGTTGTATGAGCAGCTGGAACTTCAAGAGGAcatgagctatgaagagttttcgGTGATGATTATTGCTCGAGAGGTGCGCAAGTTGAGAAATCGCAAGATTCCCTACGTCAAGATCTGGTGGAGTaatcacgacgatcgcgaagccacgcGGGAACTCGAGGAAACCATGGAAGCGCATCATCCCCACCTCTTTGAGGAGTGA